A window of Nonomuraea angiospora genomic DNA:
CCAGCCCCAGCACGCCGGGGTCGCCCAGGAAGGACGCGCCGTAGGCGCCCGCCAGGGTGGTCAGGTTCCAGGTGAGGTAGAGGCTGGCGAACGTGGTGGCGAAGCCCGTGCGGGCCGCCTCCCGGGTCGGCTGGGCCAGCGTGACGGCCGTCGTCTCGTCGATCACACCCTGCGCGGCCAGCAGCCGGCGCGGACCGCGTACCCGGAGCAGGTCGGCCAGGCGCAGGCCGTAGAGCGTGTTGCGGCCGCCCAGCAGCAGCGCGCCCAGGGTGGCGGTCACCAGGTCGCCGCCCGCGCCCACCGCGCCGGTCAGCGCGAACTGCGAGGCGCCGGTGAAGGCCAGCAGGCTCAGCACGCACGCCTGCGGCACGCTGAGGCCCGCGGTGATCGCGGCGGCGCCGAAGGCTATCCCCGACAGCCCCACGGCCACGCCCATGCCGAGGCCGTCCCGCACGGCGGCGGAACGGTGAGTTGTC
This region includes:
- a CDS encoding AzlC family ABC transporter permease, producing the protein MEQTTHRSAAVRDGLGMGVAVGLSGIAFGAAAITAGLSVPQACVLSLLAFTGASQFALTGAVGAGGDLVTATLGALLLGGRNTLYGLRLADLLRVRGPRRLLAAQGVIDETTAVTLAQPTREAARTGFATTFASLYLTWNLTTLAGAYGASFLGDPGVLGLDVVGPAAFLAILWPRLTASAELRGLAGAAAVIALCATPFLPPGVPVLLSAAAVLVVMAR